The following are encoded in a window of Vigna unguiculata cultivar IT97K-499-35 chromosome 8, ASM411807v1, whole genome shotgun sequence genomic DNA:
- the LOC114194164 gene encoding thioredoxin H-type 2-like codes for MAEEGTVIAVHTVESWKEEFQKGKDSKKLVVVDFTASWCGPCRFIAPILAEIAKKMPEVTFLKVDVDELKSVAEEWSIEAMPTFLFFKEGEQVDKVLGAKKDPLVATITKHATAVA; via the exons ATGGCTGAAGAGGGAACAGTTATTGCCGTTCACACCGTTGAGTCGTGGAAAGAAGAATTCCAGAAGGGAAAGGACTCCAAAAAGCTG GTTGTGGTGGATTTTACTGCTTCCTGGTGTGGTCCATGCCGTTTTATTGCCCCAATTCTTGCAGAGATTGCTAAGAAGATGCCTGAAGTAACCTTCCTCAAGGTGGATGTGGATGAACTGAAG AGTGTTGCTGAGGAATGGTCCATTGAGGCTATGCCAACCTTCTTGTTCTTCAAAGAGGGTGAGCAGGTGGACAAGGTTTTGGGTGCTAAGAAGGATCCCCTGGTAGCGACCATAACCAAGCATGCTACTGCTGTTGCTTGA